One genomic window of Salvelinus sp. IW2-2015 unplaced genomic scaffold, ASM291031v2 Un_scaffold1969, whole genome shotgun sequence includes the following:
- the LOC112072584 gene encoding uncharacterized protein → MSDAFRFSPRLIPRLIPRPFRDSTACLLHWARASSLPPPRPTPTQLHTACLHLQPHLPSPTPACPTPTAHTYQPHTYPAGCPTPHAHTYPATPTQPDLPYLQHTPTHPACHTYSPHLHSPAYQPQPALHPKPTPTSPECPTPTAHIPTQPAIYHTHTYQPSLPTPTATPALLPQPHLPSPACPTPTANTYPGQPALHPQPHLLYSHSPHLPYSSPPTLLPQPTPTQPACPTLTAHTCPIPSPHLPYSTATPTQASLLHQQPSPPLPRQPALHPQPTPALLHSPHLPSPACPTPTAHTCPTPTAHTYPGLPALYPQPTPFHLRVIC, encoded by the coding sequence ATGAGTGACGCCTTCAGGTTTAGCCCCAGGCTGATCCCCAGGCTGATCCCCAGGCCCTTTAGAGACTCTACTGCTTGTTTACTGCACTGGGCCAGAGCAAGTTCCTTACCACCCCCCAGACCCACACCTACCCAGCTCCACACGGCCTGCCTACACCTACAGCCACACCTACCCAGCCCCACACCGGCCTGCCCTACACCTACAGCCCACACCTACCAGCCCCACACCTATCCAGCCGGCTGCCCTACACCTCACGCCCACACCTACCCAGCCACACCTACCCAGCCCGACCTGCCCTACCTACAGCACACACCTACCCACCCCGCCTGCCACACCTACAGCCCACACCTACACAGCCCAGCCTACCAGCCCCAGCCTGCCCTACACCCCAAGCCCACACCTACCAGCCCAGAATGCCCTACACCCACAGCCCACATACCCACCCAAcctgccatataccacacccacacCTACCAGCCCAGCCTGCCTACACCCACAGCCACACCTGCCCTACTCCCACAGCCACACCTACCCAGCCCAGCCTGCCCTACTCCCACAGCCAACACCTACCCAGGCCAGCCTGCCCTACACCCACAGCCCCACCTGCTCTACTCCCACAGCCCACACCTGCCCTACTCCAGCCCACCTACCCTACTCCCACAGCCCACACCTACCCAGCCAGCCTGCCCTACACTCACAGCCCACACCTGCCCTATCCCCAGCCCACACCTACCCTACTCCACAGCCACACCTACCCAGGCCAGCCTGCTACACCAACAGCCCAGCCCACCACTACCGCGCCAGCCTGCCCTACACCCACAGCCCACACCTGCCCTACTCCACAGCCCACACCTACCCAGCCCAGCCTGCCCTACACCCACAGCCCACACCTGCCCTACTCCCACAGCCCACACCTACCCAGGCCTGCCTGCCCTATACCCACAGCCCACACCTTTTCATCTCAGAGTCATCTGTTAG